The Hoplias malabaricus isolate fHopMal1 chromosome X2, fHopMal1.hap1, whole genome shotgun sequence genomic interval GAAAtcaaatagggcggcacggtggcgcggTTTGTGGGTCCGATTcccggtccgggtgactgtctgtgaggagtgtggtgtgttctctctgtgtctgtgtgggtttcctccgggtgactgtctgtgaggagtgtggtgtgttctccctgtgtctgtgtgggtttcctccgggtgactgtctgtgaggagtgtgctgtgttctccttgtgtgtgcgtgggtttcctccaggtgactgtctgtgaggagtgtggcgtgttctccctgtgtctgcgtgggtttcctccgggtgactgtctgtgaggagtgtggtgtgttctccctgtgtctgcgtgggtttcctccgggtgcctgtctgtgaggagtgtggtgtgttctccctgtgtctgtgtgggtttcctccggttactgtctgtgaggagtgtgatgtgttctccctgtgtctgtgtgggtttcctccgggtgctcccgtttcctccccacagtccaaaaacacacgttggtaggtggattggtgactcaaaagtgtccgtaggtgtctgtgttgccctgtgaaggactggccccccctccagggtgtattcccaccttgcgcccaatgattccaggtaggctctggacccaccgtgaccctgaactggataagggttacagataatggatggatgaaatcaaatttaaatccaaATTCACAGTAATTATACTCTATATAAATCAATTTTCGTAATATTAAAGTATCAACAATCAGCGTGTAACACTTAAGATGTAATGTAACATAACTCTATAGCTATTAAAGCCTTTATTGGAAATTTATTCATTAAACAAATTAACGTGTGCAAAATGCAAGTCAACACACATTGTCTGTGCATTTACACAATtccttaattttatttatttaattttttttttattattattattattatttcatggacaccaaagaaaaacaaataattagTTATTGGTAAAATATTTACCAGTGGAGCACTAATATCAGCCAATATTTCCAGACAATTGATGCAGTATCCCAGCCCTAGAAAAATATTTATGGCAAAAACAACAGGCCCAAGAGAAGATCGCTGGAAAAGGTATTAAGattattttaatacaaacaacaaaaatcacacaAGCCTGATGTTTTATTCCATTCATTTATAAGTCTACATaaagaaataacaataataattacaacaaaaatataaaaagaaaaaaaaaacaatttggtTATTCCCTTTACAagactgaaaataataataatgctctTCATGTTATATTCAAGTATTTagttatagaaaaaaaagaatataaaatagcatccacaaagaaaaaaaacgttAATGTTCCCACGGACACCGTTACGTTCACTACCACTTTCAGCGTTAAACTTAAACGTTAAAAAGGCACAAGGGAGAAATATAACATGCTTCCCATTACATCACTTTTAAGATTGTATCTAAATGTAGTAAATAAAGGGTAATATGTAGTAATCAACTCTTTCTCATTTCTTTCCAATCAAGGAGTGCAACAATTTGCTGTATGTACAAGCTGAATACAAACAAACTTCAAACGTCTTTATTCTTGAGTGTGTGCATAGCCAGGATGCAATCATTCATTCCTAACCAGGAGTGTTTTGAGTGATACGTGTAAGAAAAGTGCTTTGATTGAAAGGGAGGAATGGGAGGTCTTTCACCGTGTGATAATCATGCATTCATGCAAAAGGATTTGCCATTAAAAAGATCCCTGAACGTTGGACCCATTAAAGACAACCAGGGGTATTACACCACGCTTAAACCCCTCTCTTAGCAGCTACAGCAGCTGCAATCACTGTACTCTTCCCTTCACATAAAAAAGTGCTGTTCCCATGTGAGAACATTTCAaatcatctcagaaggtcacttcatatttatattaaaggTAATATAAAGGAGGagtattggtgactcaaaagtgtccgtaggtgtgagtgtgtgttgccctgtgaaggactggcgccccctccagggtgtattcccaccttgtgcccagtgattccaggcaggctctggacccaccgcgaccctgaattggataagggttacagacaatgaatgaatgaataaaggagGAGTTCATTTGTTTCATGTGTTCATGAAACCCGGATAGAAGTGGGAAGTGTAGAAGTATGTAGACTTTTAAAATTTCTTCACACTGACGTTTAAAGACAGGTTTTACTTCCCAAATGTGACACATTTTATTAAGTACCATACAGACATCTTGACAAATTTGAAGTCTTAAGTAGATGTTTGATCACTGAATCATGGttcttttttggggggtggaAACCCATGGACTACATGTGTTTATGCTTGGGTTGGTCAGTAGAGATCACTGAGGCCTGCAGTTTTTCTGGCTTTCTGCATCAGAGCTCGCAACTGGAACTGTTTGCGTGACAGGAGTCTCACATGctgcaaaataaaacacacagacacacaatacATTTGTAGTTTCGCCTTCACCACATTAATATAGGCCCAGATTTAGGAAATTCAGGGGTAATTAtaaccaataataataaaactttaagaatgtagggcggcacggtggcgcagcaggtaggtgtcgcagtcacacagctccagggacctggaggttgtgagttcgagtcccactccgggtgactgtctgtgaggagtgtggtgtgttctccctgtgtctgcgtgggtttcctccgggtgactgtctgtgaggagtgtggtgtgttctccctgtgtctgcgtgggtttcctccaggtgactggaggagtgtggtgtgttctccctgtgtctgcgtgggtttcctccgagtgactgtctgtgaagagtgtggtgtgttctccctgtgtccgcgtgggtttccttcgggtgactggaggagtgtggtgtgttctccctgtgtctgcgtgggtttcctccgggtgactgtctgtgaggagtgtggtgtgttctccctgtgtctgcgtgggtttcctccgagtgactgtctgtgaggagtgtggtgtgttctccctgtgtccgcgtgggtttccccaaaaacacatgttggtaggttgattggcgactcaaaatgtccataggtgagagtgagtgaatgtgtgtgttgccctgtgaaggactggcgccccctccagggtgtattcccgccttgcgcccaatgactccaggtaggctctggacccaccgcgaccctgaattggatcagcgcttacagataatgaatgaatgaatgaaaataagaaTGTACTCATCATTGGCCTAAAAAACTCAGGTTacttaaaatgttcattttaaattaataaacactATATGAAAGTTAATGACCAAAATGGCAGCATTGTTCAATActggaataaaaacaaaccttgtgtttttttaaataataatcctcaaaaaaactgaattaaatgtttaaattttaaatgaaattaaaattaagTCGAAAAGAGTTAGTACAGTTATACATCAGCAGTATGATTATATCCACTTATTATTAAGACTACAAGATACCACTACTACAGCACCACTGTAAGAGACTAGGTGTATTTCCAACTGAAGTAATTGGTATTAAATATGTAAGCGTACACTCATTTATAAAAAGCATAAGTGGTAGAAAAAAGGCAGAAACTGAGGAGTAACAGGAAGGGACTGACCTTAAGGAAGATATCCAAGTCTATGACTCCTCTCCGCAAAGCCTCACCCAAGTAGAAGATGGTGTCTTCTATGGCATTCTCCTCAGCGTACAGGTTCAGGATCTGTCTGTAGAGTGGCGCTGTTGGCACGATCAGGTCGTCAATATCATTATTCTCCGACTGATTCTCCATTTTGTCCAGAGCAGCGGTCAGCTCCTCATCCTTCTGCTTCAGAAGCTCAATGTTTTTGTCCACATCTctctgagaaagaaagagcaggAGTGTGGGTTTAGGTCAAATCACAGCCAAATACTGTCACCTAaactaaacaataaaaacaagttcTGCCTTATTTTCAGAGAAAACGTCTCCATGGTACCTCaagaaacaaacaacacaactcACTATTTCTTGGCCCAGCTTGGTCACCATGTCTTCCAGCCTTTGGTGTCCCTttttcagatcctcctctgtcCTCTTCAAAGCATCTAGTTCAGCCTGAGCACGATCCATTTCCTCCTTCATCCTCCACCGCAGCTTATCACTCACTGCGGACACCAGTGATGCACGGATTGTGTCCTCTCCGATTGTGCCATCACGAGCGGGACCTGGGTCATGGAAAGAGAgtaatatgttaaaaaaaagatactgttaaaactaaaataaaatgatgcCAATGCACTAACGGATAACGTACCCCCGGTATTGGAAGGAGTAACAGGTGAGTAGAGTGCTGTTCCTGGTGTGGCTGGATATCCTGAACCTCCAGAAGGGTAGGGATAACCCTGAAaacttctatttaaaaaaaacagagagagtggaAATCACAAATGTTTGATtcagtgaggggggggggggggaatccAAAGAATGACTAAAGATAACAAAAGACACTTGACACATTAAACACTTACCCTGGGTTAGAGGTGAGGCTCTGGccaaactgagatgctggtgggTTTGCCATATATGAAGCTATGAGAAGAAAACCAATAACATTATTACAGGTTTTATATACTTTTATTCATCTATAAAGATAGCAAATCAGACTgggaaactacggatactggaagcctgtgctagcatttctcgtGCTGTGTTGGTTGctttcagtgtgtgaagagtaggcagcactttgaacacattttataagtggtcagaaacttgtcaATAACTCATGAAATTATAAAGTTACGTAAAAACCAAGCacaattgtttttcttgtgaaattcccaataagtttgatgtgtcacatgaccctcttcccattgaaaaaacaaaagttggatccaaaatggccgacttcaaaatggtcaccacaccatcttgaaaagtctCCCCCCCccttcccatatactaatgtgccacaaacaggaagttaatatcaccaaccattcccattttattaaggtgtatccatataaatggcccaccctgtactttataaatacaaacaatTGTATTAGGTAACACCCCACAAATGTCATGAGTGAATATCTAAATTAATCAAAGCAGTAAAAGAAATTAATACATAACAAGGAAAATGTAAGATATGTCTTCTTTGTGACCTAAAAAAAATGGctgttaataaaataatcagttaatttgtttattttacgtACGTGTAGGTGGTCCAGCCGGCTGAAAAGCTGGGTAAGGTGTCTGTGTAATGGGCCGTGAAAAAACTGGTGGCTCTTCTCCAAACACCACGATCATCACCTGGATTAGTCCAAATAAATCGGACTGGGGCTAAAcaagcacaaacaaacaagtccTTAACTGATCATTAGTTCAATCACTCAGAAGAAATTATtccttacccagtaaacaaggaacgtccctggacgttcaaaataggtctaaaagtagtctgtccgtcaaggacatattttaaacgtcaatggacgaccaaaatccatcttaataagttagttaagtggtgaccaatcgataacgtcagtggacgtccaaaacgcgttttatacaagtaatttatttcagaaccaattaataacgtcaatggacgtccaaaatatgtctaatagtcgtcttttcaatgtctgtgtttggacgtcttttcagctttcattttcaaccttaagagaacgttgattagacggcagtcattacgttatttcaacattgaatcaacggctaaatgtttactgggtaatcTTTTATGTAAACAAACTGACAAGGCCAACAATGAAAAACCATTGTCTCTGTAATTATTACGCTATAAACAATGTAGAATACAAACGCTCCATTACATGCTTCCATTCATGCAAGTACGGCAGGTAGATTTTTCCATTAGCATCAACATGTTTTCCTGTTTTGATCATCATGGTGCTTGTGGGCTTGACGAAGCAGATCGGAGGATTGTAAGGATAGGTGTCCAGTAACCACAGGCAAATGGGTATGTTGTACACATTTCctaaagagaaaacagaagtgGAAATTGCAGAAGAACATAAACAACCTCCCAGACTTAGCCAATAAAATGCAAGGCTAAGAGAGAGTGATGTGTGTGCTGCACTGTGACTGAACGATGAAGGTCATGGTGAGTAAATGCtctaataaataaattgtgCAGTGTTGTTCTCATACCTCTATAGCTCACTGGCACAGTTCCTGAAAGACTCATCAACTCTCTGGTGGAGCCATCGTTGAAcactaacaaacaaaacatttcacGTTCAGATATCATCATATTTCTCTGTATATAGTTAAAAGTTTAGTTGTTACGAGTAGGAATGTAGTGTCTCCATGTTCACGCAAATAATATAAGACGTGTATTGAAAATGAAAACCTTTCAGTTTGCTGTAACTTCAAACAAGAACATATATTCTGTAATTAGAATTTTAACATTAACTTTGACTCGTTAAAAAGCGACATTAAAACGATGGTTCTTCAactgtgttttaaacatttcCTCTGAAAAAATGTCGTTGTTTTACTGCATCGTTTTTATTCGCGGCGGTAACTCAATTTAACAAGTATCTAATGTTAGCTTCAGGCTAATCTTACCGTAGTTGTCCATCACAGGTTTCAGGTCTTTGTACGCTGTTGTAACGTTGGTGATTTCCCTCACTGTCAGGTCTCTGtatttataagcctttatagTCATAAATGAGAAAGATATTcagatttataaatataaacaagccCGGAAATGGTGTGTAAACAGCGCTGGTGTTTGTTAGCTTGCTGGCTAACTCACCTTAGACAGCATTTTCCTGAGAGCGTTTTCATTCGTTGCCATTGTTTCCACAAAGTAAAACAGCTGTATATTTCCTAAAGTTActttatcagagagagagtaaattcCACTTTCCGTAGTTTAGTTCTACAATCTTCTCATTCTTTCACGTTTCCTAAACTGAAAGCAGTTTTCGGTCACTTCCAGTCAGCTGACCGAGGAACAGAGCAGAGTGGGTAGGGTtttcttagagagagagagagagaaacagacagggtgtgagagagagagagagagagagagagatggagtgagagaaagagatagatagatagagagagagagagagagagagagagagagcgagagagaaacagatggagtgagagaaagagatagatagatagatagagagagagagagagagagagagaaacggagagagagagagagagcgagagagaaacagatggagtgagagaaagagatagatagagagagagagagagagagggagagaaacacagggagagagagagagagcgagagagaaacagatggagtgagagaaagagatagatagagagagagtgagagagagaaacacagggagagagagagagagaaacagatggagtgagagaaagagatagatagatagagagagagagagagagagagagagagagagagagagagagagagagagagagagagagaaacacagggagagagagagagagagagagagagaaacagatggagtgagagaaagagatagatagatagagagagagagagagagagaaacagggagagagagagagagagagcgagagagaaacagatggagtgagagaaagagatagatagatagagagagagagagagagggagagaaacacagggagagagagagagagcgagagagaaacagatggagtgagagaaagagatagatagagagagagcgagagagagaaacacagggagagagagagagagagagagagagagagaaacagatggagtgagagaaagagatagatagatagagagagagagagagagagagaaacagatggagtgagagaaagagatagatagatagagagagagagagagagagagagaaacacagggagagagagagagagagcgagagagaaacagatggagtgagagaaagagatagatagatagagagagagagagaaacacagggagagagagagagagagagaaacagatggagtgagagaaagagatagatagatagagagagagagagagagagagagagagaacgaaacacagggagagagagagagagagagagagagagagagcgagagagagagaaacacagggagagagagagagaaacagacggagagagtgagagagagttttgtttgtttgtttgtttacatgctGGCTGGTCACTATTTTAATGTTTGAAAGAAATGAGAGGGAACATTTTACTTATAAAAGAATAATGATTTTACAATTTTCTTATTATAAGCATAAACTATTTTCTTAGTGAAAATTTATTCCTGCATCTACTTTAATTTCTTCATCCTGATCGGGGTCGTGGTGAGTCTGGAGATACACTCAAATCATTGgatgcaaagcaggaacacggCCTATTCTGTGAGCAGGTTCTAGGTTTTATTTTTCCTAAatatacaaacagtgtaaatgtacttttaaatgtacaacagtggttttaaaaaaCTCAGTTGTGTTCCCCAAAGGTTCATTTCTTCTCCAGAATGggaggtgaatatttgcaagacttcattacagaactgtgtaaaatagagAAACATAAGTCCTGGAAAATGAAATTAGGTGTATAAAGTCAACccaacttaaaaatctacaaatatcTTAGAAAAAggtacatttcattcattcattgtctgtgatcgcttatccaattcaattCAAACGACActctgggtctggagcctacccagaatcactgggtgcgaggcaaaaggtacagttatgtttcctaattaaaaacacagagtatgttcccttgagggtaccaccccagtgacaaTTGTTCGGACAGTGTATCTTTTGTGGCACCATACCACCTCTTGTAAATTTATGTTTGTAATAATACAATGGCATAGGTTAGAAAGGATTTGAGAAAATGTCAACttcaaaaaaatctaaattttggGGAAACATTTAAACTTATTTTCAGAATATTCAGAATTAATTTTTTAGGGTAAATTATTAAAACAGTACAGTTCCAGAGTagggagtgtcacagtcacacagctccagggacctggaggttgtgggttcaagtcccgctccgggtgactgtctgtgaggagtgtggtgtgttctccctgtgtctgcgtgggtttcctccgggtgactgtctgtgaggagtgtggtgtgttctccctgtgtttgcgtgggtttcctccgggtgactgtctgtgagaagtgtggtatgttctccctgtgtttgcgtgggtttcctccgggtgactgtctgtgaggagtgtggtgtgttttccctgtgtcagcgtgggtttcctctgggtgctccggtttcaacccacggtccaaaaacacacgttggtaggtggattggtgactcagaagtgtccatgggtgtgaagGTGCTggacgtgtccataggtgtgagtgaatgtgtgaatgtatgttgccctgtgaaggactggcaccccctccagggtatgttaccaccttgtgcccaatgattctgggtaggctctggactcactgtgaccctgaactggataagcgcttacagacaatgaatgagttcCAGAGTAGCAATAAGATATTTGGCTTCACCAGCTAACAAAACAAAGCAACCGTTCATGCATCTTGCACCAAACCCCCATAAATAATTAGAACAGGGTTTTCCTAGTCTTTTAAAACAGGAATTGGTACTCTGGGGACCCGTATGGCATTGCTGCAGTATGGGTGTGTTGGCTAAAATGGTGGAGATACACTAGTTACACTGGTAAACTTTTCCATTTCCATCTTCTGACTTGGGCCTTGTTTAAAAAGATTGGAATGTGATGCATCTCATGTTTGTTATAATTCAAGAAAAACAAAGGCTCTGGATAATTTAACACTTTTATCAATCTTCTGTTCTTCAAACACATCAGTACTGTACAGTGTATGCTTGACACATCAATTAAAGAACTAAACATTAAcctccgcacacacacacagacacaaagtgaGATCGGTGAAACTAAATTCATATTCCTAAAGCTgctgaaatgttcttttttgtgGAAATTGCAGACTCAGCTTTAATGCTTTATTTTTAGGAAATGACTGGCTGTGAGATTCCACAAATAAAACGAAATGAAGTTAATTTAGCAGCAAACCCTCAGAGAAACCAGCATCAGAAATTAGACAATAAGAGTCTTGTTTCAAAGCTTTCAGTTTCCAGTGAACATCCAGGCTTATTATCAATACATAACCATGTTAGTCTAGCTCATGGGTCACCAATCTTACCAACCAAGCAGATTCACACTTCATAGCTATTAAATAGTCTGAAGACTTAGACAAAATGACCCTTTGTGGCATTTGTAGGTAGTATTAGTGACCCCTGCGCTAATTCTTGTAGAATAATGCATTCAAATTGTAGTTATTCTATTGTAGTTTTAACACAACACATTTAATCATAAGATGTTCCATAACTAGTAATGCTatagtaataaaagtaataGTTTAAAACCACAACTCAATGTGGTAATTGGTGTCATAAGCGTGCTGACAATCTGCTGGAGAGAACAATAAATTCCAGGCCCCTGTTTTTACTAAATCACCTCAACAGGTCATCATCACAAATCATTTATATCAAGCACTTAAGACCTTGAAATTACATTCAACAAAGGGTCATTATCAAACCATAATAAAGGAGACTGAAAAGACCAAAAAGAAATTTAACCCTAACTCATACTTGCATCCACAATCAGCCATGTCGAATAGATGCAACACATTCAAAAACTTcctaatgcattattattattattagggctGGGTATCATTCGTATTTTTCACCACTGACAACTCAACTTGGTTAGTGACGTGTTCCATGCCTTATGTTAAAACCCGAACCAAATAGAGGTCTAGGTGTCTAATCAGTTAGCACGGTCTAATCAAAAGGCATTGATGTTAACAACATGCAACATAACTGAGGCAGCCAATCTGCAGTTTAGTTTTGGAACAAGCGAAGCTTACTGGCTCACTGATGCTGATAAGAAATGACACAGTTGTTTGATACTCAGTAGCATTAAAGTAATTAGGTGAGTACCACAAAAGTATTAGATTTCGATACCCAGTCCTACAAAAGACCCCTCCAGCACTAGCTCTATTCACTAAACGAGACCACGGTAAAGCTCACATATTGCTACGTTTTATTGAGTGTAATGTTGTAGCACTTTTGCTAAAGGCCTCGGTTGCTGCAACAGAAATTGGCAATTGCAGCAGTCCCTGATAAGAGACAGGGGATTACTTTATGTTAATTCATGACATTTATCACCGGTAAACCACTTAGAAGTAAGAGACGCATTCGAAACTGAAGAAGCAT includes:
- the LOC136677083 gene encoding tumor susceptibility gene 101 protein-like; the encoded protein is MATNENALRKMLSKAYKYRDLTVREITNVTTAYKDLKPVMDNYVFNDGSTRELMSLSGTVPVSYRGNVYNIPICLWLLDTYPYNPPICFVKPTSTMMIKTGKHVDANGKIYLPYLHEWKHPQSDLFGLIQVMIVVFGEEPPVFSRPITQTPYPAFQPAGPPTPSYMANPPASQFGQSLTSNPGSFQGYPYPSGGSGYPATPGTALYSPVTPSNTGGPARDGTIGEDTIRASLVSAVSDKLRWRMKEEMDRAQAELDALKRTEEDLKKGHQRLEDMVTKLGQEIRDVDKNIELLKQKDEELTAALDKMENQSENNDIDDLIVPTAPLYRQILNLYAEENAIEDTIFYLGEALRRGVIDLDIFLKHVRLLSRKQFQLRALMQKARKTAGLSDLY